Below is a window of Candidatus Obscuribacter sp. DNA.
CTCTACCGTTACAAGAGCCAGATTTACCGGCACGGTCACGACCGGCAATGTGCTCGCGATCACGGTGACAGACTCAGGACTGACTGGTGGCCTCAAGGCTGATTAATTACACCGGCCAGGCTAGAGATACGCTGATAACGATAGCCACCAAAATGGCTGCAGCAATCCAGGTGCCGATACAAGTCTCCAGGCTCCGACAGTGAGCGCATCATCCAATGGCTCGTTAGTGAGTATCATATCAACCTCTCCAAGTGTGACTTCATTTGCAGCATCCACTAGTGGCGGTGCCACTACAGGGATAGCGGTGGGAGTTACAGATAACTTTGTTGAAAATGCCAGCATCGGCGGCACAAAGAACACTGGAGACATACTCACAATCACAGTCAAAGACCCAGCACTGGCTGGAGGCAGTAAAAATGTCAATTACACAGTGCTTGCTGCTGATACGTTGACCACGATAGCCACCGCAATCAAAATGCCATCAATGCTGATGCATCGCTGACAGCAATCGGAGTGTCGTCCACCCTGTAGGGACAATATCACCTCAGGAGTCCAACTCAGTAAATGCCATTACCTACGCACAATCAGTTAATGCCGGATCGACAAGAGACACCAACGCTCTCTGTCAATCAAAATGGACCGATGGTTGCAGGTATCAGTGGGACTAAGTCCACTGGTGATACTCTGACAATCGTGACTTATGACTCTGCTCTCTCTGGTGGCACCAGATCTGTCACATACACTGTCCTGGCTGGCGATACTCTCGCCACAATTACCTCAGGACTTGCCACAGCTCTCAATGCAGACGCCAATCTCCAAGGGATAGGTGTGTCCGCATCTGCAAGTGGTCAAAGGCTGACAATAACCTCCAACTCCATTAATCCCACAACCTATCGAGCAACCACGAGCGCGACAGCTACCGAGGTAGTCTCACTCGGCTTGCCTCCAAACGGAGTGCAGACAGCCGTTATCAGCGGGACAAAGACCACTGGGGACGTGCTGACTATCACTATTTTTGACCCAGCGCTTGCTGGTAGCTCAAAGGCGGTTAACTACACAGTGCTTGCCGGCGATACGCTGACCACAATCGCTACAAACATTGCAGCCGCTATCAATGCTGATACTGCACTCCAGGCAATTGCTGTTACTGCAACGTCAAGCAGGACGGTATTGAATATTAAATCAGGGCAAGGGGCAACAAATAAGGCTCTAAAGTCTGCAACAGTCAATAGCAATGCGGCCAGTCTAAGCTCCACCCAGAGCTTTGTAGGTAATGCTACTTTGGCAAATGGAACCAATAATGTCCCTGTTACTGTGACTGATGGCTCAAATGCGACGAAGACTAATAACTACCAGGTCTCGTCCAATGGCAGTGCTAGTGCTACTCCAACGTATGACCTAAATGGCAATATGACTAGTGATGGGCTCAAGACTTTTAAGTGGGATGCAGAAAATCGGCTAATTGAAATTTTGTATCTCGGAGTTGGTAATAAGACTTCGTTCAACTATGATAGTTTAAATCGATACAGTCAACTCGTTGAGATAGAGAGTGGCGCGATTACTAGTTCTAAGAAGGTTCTGTGGTGTGCTGATCAACGATGTGAGGAGAATGACAGTATTAATGCAATTAATAAGCAGTTCTTCATTCAAGGGCAAGTCAATACAAGTACAAAATATTTTTATTGCGAAGATTCTTTGTCTTCTATCTTTGAACTGACAGATGCAGCTGCAAATGTTCAGGCCGAATACAGCTATGATTCTTACGGGAAGGTGTCAGTTCTTAAAGAACAAATTGTCTCCGATTCTAAATATGCTAGCTACTACTTCCATACTAGAAGTGACTTGTATATGCCGATATTTCGGCTATACGACAGCAATCTGACCCGCTTTTTGAATAGGGATTTAGTTGAAGAGGCTAGCGGAGTTAATCTTTATCGGTATGCATTTAATGCTCCGATCTCTATATCTGACCCCTCAGGACTTAACCCACCAGGTGTGGACCTTGAGACTTTCGCGAGCCGTATTGGTGCCACACCTAACGCGTTGGGCAATGGATGTGTTGACTGCACAAACCATGTAGCTGGCTTTCCGCCCGGTACCGATCCTGATAGACAACCAAGTACTGCTTGTTTTGTAGACTATGCTTCTGCTGTTGCCTATAAGAATGCCGTATGCCGATGCGGAGGGGTGGTTTTTGCTAAGATGGGAACATATAAAGGTCCATTGCCCAAATCAGGGTGCTGATCCACTTCGGATGGATAATAATAAACCGTGGGACTATGTAACCGAATTTCATACTGGTAATACTAAGTTCATAGATATGAATCATGGTAAGGGCATGAGAACTGCACAGAGGGGATATTTTTGGCCGGAACCTCCAACTAGAGCGAATTACCCTGAATATCCGGATACAATTTGGTGCGCAATTTGCAAAGGGAATAAGGTCAAATAAATCTATTCAATATAGATGAGCTTTAGAAAGACTTTTTAGCAGTAGGTGAACGGGCATGCACAAGATTGTCAGATTTAGCTGGTTCCTTTTTATTGTTCTTGTCACTATTTTCTTGAATTTAGGATTAAATGACGCAATTGAAGGCGCTCCGGTAGATAGTATTTTCGTCCCTAGCGAGAACAAGTCAAAATTATGCAAGGTCGAGAAAGATGTGGAAACCAGTCCCGTGCAGCGGAAAAGGTGGTGTCAAATTGCTTATGCAAAGAGATTTGAAGGCTGGAACTGTTTGACAGAGCAAGATGTAGGCACCAAGAAAATACTTGCGTTTAAAGAGACTCAGGGCGGTTTTGTACGATCACAAAAAAGCGATAGGACGCCGTACTTTATGTGATGTGTCAAAGGATGAGGAGCTTTTTAGTCTGATGTTTGAAGGCTTGCCTTTTGGTCATCAACGCTGGCAGATGGTTTCAACAAAGGAGCTTAATGCTTGGACTGATGAAAATTCTTCTGTCGTAAGGAGGGCAAAAGAAAACGCTAGTAGGATTGAAAGGATGCAGGAAAATGAAGATCGAAGAAGTAAGCTCATTCGTAATTGATTCCCCAGTATCTAGGGGGGAGAATTTCAATGGATTGGCTCACTCGACTTCACGGATAGATTTGACCTTGGCGCTTCTTTTAATAAATGAGATTCAGATTGCAGATGTTATGAAACAGGAGTCTCAGTTAAAAAGGCGTCGCTCTGGTTTTGACCTGTCCGCAGAAGAGAGCACAAATACACGGTACGCCACTGGTGCCTTTGAAGATGGTGGACTAATTCAAAAGTAACAATGCATCAGGAAAACTGACTATAGTACTGTCGACCAGCTCATGGTGAAGTTTCAACGTAGATTTGATTTACATGACCAGATTCATTGAATGATATTCCCCAAACTTGGTACCAAGTCATGCCCGGTGTCAACTTTTCAAAATTGCGTTCAAATGCAACTAGCTGAAAAAGCTGAAAGCACAAAAATAGGACTAACAAAGAAGCTGTTGCATAAACTGATATCCTGAGATGCTTAACTCTTGGCAAAATCTAAATTTACCCTCCTACATCGATCATTTCAGTGACGATGAATCTCAGACAAAAAAAGAGGGTACAGCCTTTTGAGCGTACCCTCTTCGATTTTTTTACGCAGCCTTTTTGTAATTTATTCCACAGTCACTGATTTAGCCAAATTGCGTGGCTGGTCTACGTCTTTGCCCAGATAGTCTGAGATAAAGTAAGACATCAGTTGCAATGGCACAATCGCTGTCATTGGTGATAGCAGCTCTTCGACAGCTGGTACGGTCAATACCGAGTCAAAGATTTTAGCTGCTTGCTCGTCGCCTTCTACCGCTACAGCAATCATTTTTGCTTTGCGGGCGCGGGCTTCCTGAGCGTTGCTTAGAGTCTTTTCGTAGACAGCTCCTGGCATAAGCACTGTGATTACTGGCACGTTTTGGTCGAGCACAGCGATTGGTCCGTGCTTGAGCTCACCGGCAGCGTAACCAGAGGCATGGATGTAGCTCAGCTCTTTGAGCTTGAGAGCGCCTTCCAGAGCGGTAGGATAGTTTAGTCCGCGACCGATAAAGACCACGTCGTGAGCTTCGGCGTATTTGACCGAGATGTCTCTGATTTGTTCTTCGCGGGCGAGTATTTGCTCTATCACTGTAGGGATTGTATTGAGTTGGATTTTGAGGTCTTTAGCTCTTTCTGCAGTTATTGTGCCGCGCTTTTCGGCGAGGTAAATAGCGAGCAGATAAAAGCTAGCCAATTGAGCGAGATATGTCTTGGTGGCGGCTACCGATACTTCGATACCGCATTCGGTGACAATCAAGTTTTGAGTGATTTGAGCTAAGTGGCTATCTGCCCGGTTTGTGATACCGAGAGTGTAGGCACCTTTGCCTTTGGCTTCTTTGAGGGCAGCGAGGGTATCGGCTGTTTCACCAGATTGGCTGACAGCAATTACCAGGGTGGATTCGTTTACGAGAAACTTCCGTCCACGGATTTCGCTGGCGATGTCTACTTCGCAGGGGATGCCGACGAGTTCTTCGATGATCAGTTTGCCCACTAGCGATGCGTGATAAGCAGTACCACAGGCAATGACGTTTACTTTTGTCAGACCTTTGATTTCTTCATCGGTCAAGTGCACGCCATAAGCGTTTTCACCGATAGCGGTGGAGAGGTGATCGACATTGAGATCGATAGGGTGGTTGGGGTGACGCAGATACTTGGAGAGTGTCTGACGCAAGACCAGAGGCTGCTCGTGGATTTCTTTAAGTAAGAAGTGTTTGTAGCCGCACTTGTCGATGACATAGGGGCTGGCATCTAGAGCAATAGGGCTACGCTTAACTTCTTTGCCATCAAAGTTAAACAGTCTGACACCGTGGGCGGTGATTTCGGCTAGTTCGCTTTGATCTAGCTTGATGACGCGGTTGGTGTACTGACGCACGGCCATTGAGTCTGAGGCGAGGAAGTTTTCGTTTTCGCCAAGACCTACTGATAGTGAGTAGTGATGGTTAACTGCATAAATGCGATCTGGTTGCTTTTGGCAAACGATACCCAGAGCAAAGATACCTTTGAGTCTGCGTACAGCTCTAAGTATTGCCTGTTGTAGCTCGTTGTCTTTGGCGTATTCGTGAGAGACCAGATGCACAATCACTTCGGTGTCGGTGTCTGACTCAAACTTATAACCCAGTCCGATTAGCTCTTCCTTGAGTTCTTCGTGGTTTTCGATGATGCCGTTGTGCACCACTGCCAGTGTGCCAGTGGCGTCCATGTGCGGGTGGGCATTTTGATCGTTGGGGATACCGTGAGTAGCCCAGCGAGTGTGACCGATGCCGACTTGTGCTTTGGGTTTTTTGCTGTCGAGCAAAGCCTCTAGATTAGAGAGCTTGCCTGCTGCTTTTAAAACACAGAGACGGCCGTCCTCGATGACCGCTACACCAGCAGAGTCGTAGCCTCTGTACTCAAGGCACTTAAGCTCATTGAGCAAGACTGGCGCTGCATGGGAGGGTCCCAGATAACCAACAATTCCGCACATGTTTCAGATCCTCGTGATTTAGACTTCCCGGAGTTCGTCGTCTTTGTCTTTTAAAATTTTGTCGATTTCTTTTACGTATTTGTCTGTTGTTTTTTGTAGAGCTTCTTCTGAGCGTTTGATTTCGTCTTCAGAGATTTCGCCTTTGAGCTTTTTCAAGGATTGATCAGCGTCGCGGCGAGCGTTACGGACAGCTACTTTAAATTCTTCGCCGATTTTATTGACTGTCTTGATTAGTTCTTTGCGGCGGTCTTCAGTCATCTGCGGAAACACTATGCGGATGACGCTGCCATCTGAGTTGGGGTTTACACCAAGATCAGATTTGTGGATGGCAGTCTCAATCGCTTTGAGAGCGCCTTTGTCGTAAGGCTGGATGACCAGGCTGCGACCATCAGGTGTGGAGATGTTTGCCAGACCTTTAAGTGGTGACATGGTGCCGTAGTAATCTACTTCGATGCGATCCAAAAGTTGTGGATTGGCGCGGCCAGTGCGCACAGTTTGCAGCTCTTTGTGCAAACGCTCAATAGCCTTTTTCATGTGGTCTTCGCCAGTGCGCATCACTTCTTGTGTGGTGCTCATTTTTTTACCCTCTCTTCTGCACCCACCAGGGTGCCTACCTTTTCTCCGGAAACGATACGCTCAATTGAGCCTGGTTTGGCAAAATCAAAAACGATGATGGGGATATCGTTTTGTTTGCAGAGCGAAACAGCGGAAGGGTCCATGACCATTAGCTGCTTAGCAAGCATTTCGCCAAAGGTTATAAAGTCGACGCGCTTAGCGTCTGGATTTTTACGCGGGTCATCGTCATAGACGCCGTCCACGTGGTTTTTAGCCATTAAAACACAGTCAGCCTTTATTTCTGCAGCACGCAGGGCGGCAGCAGTATCAGTGGTGACGTGAGGGTTGCCAGTACCACCGCCAAAGATTACCACGCGTCCCTTTTCGAGGTGGCGGATTGCTCTAAGGCGTATAAATGGTTCAGCCACTGCCGGCATGGCAATGGCTGTCTGGACACGGGTCGGAATACCTTTATTGGATAGTACTTCCTGCAAAATAAGGCAGTTCATGATGGTGGCAAGCATGCCCACATAGTCAGCAGCTGCCTTATCCATGCCCCAGGACGAGCCCTGGACGCCGCGGAAGATGTTACCGCCGCCAACTACTATGGCGATTTGTACGCCGAGTTTGTATGCGTTGGATATCTCGTCTGAGATACCGCTGATGATATCGGGATCGATGCCAAAACCCTGGGCGCCGGTCAGGGCCTCGCCCGAGAGCTTGAGGACTATTCTTTTGTAGCGCACGTCGGACATGATTTTGGGATCCCTTTTCTACTCAATCGATGTTAAAAGCCGGAGAAGATTTTACTCCTCTCCGGCTTTTCATGCCATGTCTGTGATTTTATCCAGCAACTATTTAGTTGTTGCTTTCAGCTTCTGGTGCATCACCTTCGCCCAAGATAAAGAGGCTAAAACGCACAGGTGATGTGGTTACGCCCAGTTCTTTGCCTTTGGCAGCGAGATATTTGCCAACAGATGAAGTTTGTTCTTTGACAAAGGGCTGCTCTGTTAAGCAACGCTCAGCAATGATTTTATCAACGCGACCAGCGACGATTTTTTCGCGCATTTCTGGTTTTTTCTCAGCCAGGTCGGCTTTGCCCATTTCGATGCGGCGCTC
It encodes the following:
- the frr gene encoding ribosome recycling factor — encoded protein: MSTTQEVMRTGEDHMKKAIERLHKELQTVRTGRANPQLLDRIEVDYYGTMSPLKGLANISTPDGRSLVIQPYDKGALKAIETAIHKSDLGVNPNSDGSVIRIVFPQMTEDRRKELIKTVNKIGEEFKVAVRNARRDADQSLKKLKGEISEDEIKRSEEALQKTTDKYVKEIDKILKDKDDELREV
- a CDS encoding UMP kinase, with the translated sequence MSDVRYKRIVLKLSGEALTGAQGFGIDPDIISGISDEISNAYKLGVQIAIVVGGGNIFRGVQGSSWGMDKAAADYVGMLATIMNCLILQEVLSNKGIPTRVQTAIAMPAVAEPFIRLRAIRHLEKGRVVIFGGGTGNPHVTTDTAAALRAAEIKADCVLMAKNHVDGVYDDDPRKNPDAKRVDFITFGEMLAKQLMVMDPSAVSLCKQNDIPIIVFDFAKPGSIERIVSGEKVGTLVGAEERVKK
- the glmS gene encoding glutamine--fructose-6-phosphate transaminase (isomerizing); this translates as MCGIVGYLGPSHAAPVLLNELKCLEYRGYDSAGVAVIEDGRLCVLKAAGKLSNLEALLDSKKPKAQVGIGHTRWATHGIPNDQNAHPHMDATGTLAVVHNGIIENHEELKEELIGLGYKFESDTDTEVIVHLVSHEYAKDNELQQAILRAVRRLKGIFALGIVCQKQPDRIYAVNHHYSLSVGLGENENFLASDSMAVRQYTNRVIKLDQSELAEITAHGVRLFNFDGKEVKRSPIALDASPYVIDKCGYKHFLLKEIHEQPLVLRQTLSKYLRHPNHPIDLNVDHLSTAIGENAYGVHLTDEEIKGLTKVNVIACGTAYHASLVGKLIIEELVGIPCEVDIASEIRGRKFLVNESTLVIAVSQSGETADTLAALKEAKGKGAYTLGITNRADSHLAQITQNLIVTECGIEVSVAATKTYLAQLASFYLLAIYLAEKRGTITAERAKDLKIQLNTIPTVIEQILAREEQIRDISVKYAEAHDVVFIGRGLNYPTALEGALKLKELSYIHASGYAAGELKHGPIAVLDQNVPVITVLMPGAVYEKTLSNAQEARARKAKMIAVAVEGDEQAAKIFDSVLTVPAVEELLSPMTAIVPLQLMSYFISDYLGKDVDQPRNLAKSVTVE